The sequence tatcacCGATCGAAAGCTTCTCAGCCGCACAAAGATTTCaacggcagacattcaatcctcactgtcttGTCGCGAGGCTCACTTaagtttttgatctgcctcatttttggactcatactttaatatgatctttaaaaaaagtatgaacggtgtggatttctagcaaacatcaaggtggacctcacatagcTTCAGACCGCGGGAATAGGCAGTTTGAGCTTGCCAAACTTTTCAAAATGGTGGCAAACTATCACAGTAGTCTACTCGTGTAGTTCGAAAAAGAGAAAGGCAGAGCAGCGAAGAAAggtaaaggagaagagaaagagaagaaagagagagagagagagagagagagagagagagagagaatgtaccGATTCAGCAACACGGTGATAGGGTTTCTCAACCTGCTGACGCTGCttgcatccataccgttgatCGGAGGGGGATTATGGATGGCCAAGAGCAGCAGCACGTGCGAGTCGTTCCTCCAGATGCCGCTGCTGGTGATGGGGTTCGTGATCTTGGTGTTGTCCCTGTTGGGATTTATAGGGGCCTGTTTCAACGTCGCGTGGGCTCTATGGGTATATCTAACGGCTATGATCCTCATCATCGCCACCCTCCTTTCCTTCACCATCTTCGGATTCGTAGTCACCAACGGCGGTGGTGGGGTACCCGTACCCACCAGGATCTACAAGGAGTACCGTCTCTCGGACTACTCGCCCTGGCTCAGGAATCGGATCCGGGACCCGATGAACTGGCGGAGGATCCGCGGCTGCATCCTCAACTCCAACACGTGCGCTAAGCTCGCCTCATGGACACCGCTTGATTATCTGGAGCGAGACATGTCTCCGATTCAGGTGAGTCGACTcggtcttcttcttccttttatttctttttagtttttccgTTCTTGGCTCTTCTGAGTCAGCGACTCGTTTCACTACTCATTCGTGGGACTCGACCGagaccgagttgactcggacgagtcgcatccaactcatccatgggtgcgctggaaacctaggtggagcccacaatgatgtttgtgagaaatccacactgtccatccattttttgagatcattttaggaaatgggtAAAAAAGAGCcagatccaatacttaagtgggccgcactaaaggaaaaggtcggtaaggaaatttctaccgttgaaacctccatgggacgacaatgatgtttacatgccatccataccgttcaaacATCATTCctacatagatgaagtgaaaacacaaatattatcttgattcaaaacttctgtggccccaagaatatttcaactgtggacgttcaatcatcatGTTTTCgccccacttgagtattggatcaggctcatttttcgccccatgccctaaaacgatctcaaaaaacggatggacggggtggatttctcacaaacatctcgatgggccccacttaggtttccagcgAGGGAACTTCAGGcgatttcgcaggaaatccgcgtcgctcgttctatttttaaaaaagttCTGGGTGGTTCTGAGTCAGCGACTCGTTCTGTGGTGAGTTGGATCGTCCGAGTCTATCCTAGTTTCACCTCTGATTCGTGGTACGGAACCTAATGGGACCTGACTGAGTCGACTTGGACGAGTCGCATCCAACTCAAGCGAGTAGTCAATTCATGCCCGCCATTCAGTTAAAAGTAACAAGAGCATGGCACGTGCAAAGTACGTGGAAAGAGAGTGGGGAATAAAAGGGGTTTTTGTTGGGGCGGATTGGGTGAGGTCttaactgtggagcccaccttgatgtatgtgttgtatatccacgctgtccattcgttttgccaactcattttattcCATgttctaaaaaatgaggtagaatcaaatatcgagtggaccacaccacatgaaacactggtgattgaccattaattttTTGTGGGCGACAAAAGTtatagatgaagctgatatttgtgtgttcctTTTATCTAGTGTGACCTtgtcaactggttggatgacaaataaacattatggtgggccataggaagctTTTAGCAGTGAGCGTTTCAATCatcacttttcctgtggtgtggtctaccttagaCTTGTATCTGCTTAACTGTTTTGACCCAtggtctaaaatgagttggaaatacGAATGGATGGCAGGGATATTCAACACATACACCAACTCATAAAATCCAAATTAAACTATTAAACTATTAAGTGGGGGCACATTATAGAAAAACATGATCAGCCACTCAACAAAACTCTACAGTCACGCAAAGTGTCATacaaacggaaacggattggctactcccctgccaccagcccggtggctggtggtcggaaatcggattgcatactgagttactgagTACGCactcttatcgtattgagtaaactcagttgggcacaccataaatgtatgtgttttatccatgccgtccatccgtttttccagatcatttaaggggttgagcccataATTTAATcatatctaaatttcaagtggatcataccacaataAATCgggggaataatgatttccactgttgaaacctttctaggccccacagtgatgtttacttgtcatccaacttgtttataagatcatatagatatagatggagggaaaacacaaatataagtttaatccaaaacttgggtggccctcaagaatttttcagtggtagatgtacaattcacattgtttcctatggtgtggtccatttaagagttgaatatgcttcatttttgggcttaaataCTAAAATTATTCGGTAAAATGGACGGATCCCctggataaattacataaatcatggtaaacctcacagagtttactaagtacgcttACCTTACTAAGTTactcaggacgcaatccgcttcctagtggtcggtgctctgtgggccccaccatgatatgtgtttcatctattcttttcatccatttttacatatcatttcagggcttgatcccaaaaatgagaagatATAAATGTAACACCCCTGATTTCGAGAACCGAGTGATACTTGGTTCTCGAATTTATTGGGTGCCACTTATGCCTTGCGGATGGTCAAAATGTGGGTATAATCTAATTGATACATGAGCAATCGAGGAATTAAATGGATCATGCGACAGAAACCACGACTAAATTACTGAATTAAAGTGCGATTAATAAAATGTATGATCAATAAAATGAAATAGTATGCATGATATACGGGACAACGTCCTAACAAAATATAAGGTCCAAAAGAATGTGCAACTGTCCCCTTGCCCTAAGGCCCCGTCACTAGTTCTAGGGCAGCCTATTGTGATCTGCCTAGAAGCTGAAAATAGGACAACTCCTCCTCGTCTACACTCGCCCCATCCAGCGTTTTAAGCTTCGTGacacctgcatctaagatagggtttggttggtgttttaaaacaccatcctatagtgagagtgagtgatcaactcagtgaattCCATTAGCAATAAattacacatattatcaattctATAGACGTAATTAGTGACAAACAACCAAGTACACAGttcctagatactcttgttaatgcatatgcatgatattatgatatgatggatgccctcgccatccaacactccctcgagcgacaccatcttacATTCGCAAtacccaacactccctcaaagcgaCCTAAACTGCCGAGTTGGCAACCTAACTAATGTGATGCGATGTAAACATattagccaagtatttaattacGTTCATTCATCCAGTAGTTTAGGAAAACCGGGACACCCTAACAGAGTCAATGCCCTATCCCGATTGCGAGGCCTATGCGGCCACGACGGCCTTGCGCCTGCAATCCTTAATTTTTTTGGGTTCATCACTCTCAGATAACACATACGAAGGTGGATTGTAAGCTAAATCACTCGCAGTCATGACGGGGAGgctcaccccagcgtaagccgacaactcgagcatagtgtcctattccaccatgcccgactcatgaggcGGGTTTGTACCCTGTATTGCTTGCtgtcactacaggaaggctcgtcaccccagcgtaggctgacagctcgaatatagtgtcccattccaccatgcccgactcccGAGACTTGCAGATCGCATCATACTAGTTATCAATGAGCGCATATGGACATAGGGTGACCCAGGTTCAAACAGGCGTGTGTATACATAATTAACAGACATGGTCGGTCAACTAATGAGCCAATTTGTCCCCTCTAGACGAATTTCGTAACGCACAGGATTGAGAGTAAAtgtctcatgtagtccaactactgccaGCTATCCGTATTCAGAATAATTGGGTCAGATTGGTCCTTGGACAACCCTATTAATAGGGCTGCCGCTACGGGCTTCGGTGTTTGCCGGCTAACCCGGCAAAAGGGGAAATGTATTTTTTGAAACATATTAAAGAAGATCGCGATCTACTTCTAGTTGTGAGGAATTTAGACATGCATAGTATAAGATACAATCACTTGTCATCGTAAAAGATCATGAGTTTCTTAGATTGTAAGAAAGATCTAAATAAGTCttaaattgcttaaaatcatggGAGAATTGTGTACAATTCCTAATTGCAGAAAAATTGAACATGCATGGAAGGAATTTAGCAATTAACCTTCTCAAATTATGCGCATAGGGGACATGTAGCAGGATTTTCCCAATTTTCTTCAGAATTGGGGATGTGTCATATTTAAATTTATCATGGTAGAAAGGAAATCAGACAATGTAAGCATTAAGATGATTGGGAGTTAAACACTCCTTCCTAAACAGAATTAATCAATAATAATACTTAGTATCTACCATTATACCCCTTGCAAATGACATGTAAAACAAAATTTGCGACCATAATCACTAAATTCAACCTAGGTTTGATAAATGGCCACCTaaagataatggtccgcacctaggaATAGTTTGTCAGCTTGCGGAGCCGCTTCCAAGGTGTCGGTCCCACAAATTTATGTGTCGGagccctatgctaattggatttGCATGTTTGGATAATGTAAGTGGCCTAATGCACTAAAAACTTGTGAAAAGGGTGGATAGATACCTTCCGATCGCTGGTGGGCCGCTTCTACGATGGTGGGATTGTGAGTTCCAGCGCGGGACTATGGTATGAGAGGGAAATCCCCCAATTTCCAGCTTCTTGgagctctctccctctcttctctctcctctctctctctccccacttgcAGGAAAATTCGTACGGGAGTGTGGGTGAGAGATTTTAAAGCTTTTATAGTCTGAGAATTTGTCCAATTGGCCTTAGGAACTCTTATTCTAACATGCATAACCCCtagtgggttgatttttggtctatGCGGCCATTCCAATGGCCCCCTAACCTATCTGTGTCATGGGGCATGTGCCCCATTGTCGGATGTGTGGTTGGTTCGAATTTGACGGCAAACGGATGACCCGATTGGCCGTAGGGGCCTAATTTACGATCAACGGTCAATGATGATCAATCGGGCTGACGGTTACatagatatgagcagggaaatatccctgACTCATGGCCCGAGTTTGGTTACGGTCTAACAGTCAGAAAGCcacaacttcgcgaaagagcagaaggtttatttcacttaagtttttatATTTCAGCCTAGGGGATTCATGCGTTTCAAGCACTTGGTTtctggctcaagttgagcagttctgggcaCTATCTTGGTTCGCCACCTGCGAAGGACGTCAAGCCTAATGAAACAGACATTATTCTGTAATTTCGAAACTAGTGGGCCACTAATGAGCAATTTGGAGCTTGTTCGGATAATTGAGGTATTTTTcgaatgaattgggtaaggagatttcttgggcgcagttgttagggtctggattaactaagttcacagtgtgtgcctatttgaaattagcgaaaatggtgattcggtcatgatcactttaaaccattggttcttaggctaaaagagtaaataggttgacttgattcattagttaagatccgggccatAGTTGGCTCGACTTTAGGTagatttttaatttagttacggttgtcttgattaatcagtgatgagtcggttagatttaggcccTATATGAATAATTCAcgaggctagacttgaggtttaagtgatcaagtggattagttggcttcatacggttggttaatcaaatttgtgtggctctttactggtatcacctacgtataggcttacctcgagcgtcaagggtcagtaagtgacgacgtgggctggttataataaaaaaattctaaagaatttttgacaatccaaaatagcaaaaatccagGTTGTTAcaataaatctcgggtggaccacaccacaaaaaaacaatagtgattagatatccaccattaaattcctcccaaggcccattgtactgtttatttgacatccaatttgctgattaggtcatacaggtccaggagaagggaaaaaacaaaaatcagcttgatccaaaacttttatggcccctaaaaggtttttaatggttgatgctcattcaacactgcttctgtaatgtggtccacttgagattgggatatacctcatttttggtctcataccataaaatgatctataaaaatagatggacggcatggatgaaacacatacatcatggtgggcccatagagcactgaccaccaaccattggctggtggtagggggagtagccaatctgtttccatttTTGTGGGATGGATTGGGTGAGgcttaactgtggggcccaccttgatgtatgtgttgtatatccacgctgtccattcattttaaaagctcatttttccatgttctcaaaatttttgagGTAGATTCAGCTATTAGGTAGGGTACACCATATAAAACCATGAAACAACACCTAAAAACTCTACATTCATGTGAACTGTCCGTTTACGTTTTCATCATTCGATCATCTTTATGGAGGGACAATATGTCATATAATCACTGTGGTGGCCCCCACAGGCCAACTAGTTGGACCTACAAGTAggtgcccacacacacacacacacacacacacacagagagagagagagagagagagagagagagagagagagagagaggctttggGTTCGAGTccttagtggtagactctaaggagtttcaatatgaggtcttgggttcgataaccataggtggtgaaatctcactatggTGTGCGTGGGCGCGTGTATACTTAAAACTCAATGTGAGATTTCTCATGATAGGGCTTACCTATTAGAAATGTAGAAAGTAGAGCGTGTCATAATATTTATATGACAATAGGATATGATAAAACTCAAGTCTATTAAACTATTAGGTGCCCAACCTCAAATTGGGAATTCTCAAaccaagcctaacccaagcgggcttggttGGGTGAATACATGcatgctaatatttatgttattacattagtctattatatttcaatacacatcttattttttgtacctataattttattaattatatatatagtcatttatcgtaaagaacttcattttttctaactaaacaatctaaaatatatgacaactgcccctttaaaagtcatgttatgTAGCACCCAATATATTTGGGAGAGAGGAATTCCATGTGTCTttttagcttgagtcatcggaaatgatgtggaccaatgagacctgtTGGCGTTGTAATTTTCTGTGCCTCCAACACATGTGAtccacacttaattataatttataacttatatatggattgggtttgggttgggtcaagcaacccaagctcaacccaagttttattgggttggtgtttgtataatcCGAGCCCCAGatcaaacccaatacatcctgccggagcccaacccaatgttgggtcggttgggttgaaccGGCCTGACTTTACGCCCTATTGGGCACACTATAGAAAAACATGAGCAACCAACCACTCAAAAAACTCTAGATTCACGTGAggtgtcatacaaacaccattgGTGGGCTCATGTGCTAACCACTAAGAGGGTTTATCAAAGCCCCCGGAAGGGTTTACGTgttcatgtggtgtggcacacttaAGTCATAGATCAATGTTATTTCACTGTAACATagtgaaaattaaaaataaaaatacctacTTTTCCGCAAGATCATGagtgttcattaggtgggccctatcatacaTGAtaggctttttttaaaaaaaaaatccaacaaaatGCTGATTTTGTTTTTGCAGTCGGGCTGCTGTAAGCCGCCAACATCATGCGACTACGCCAGCGGAGCTTCAACGATGTTAGCCCAAGATCCAGACTGCTTCAAATGGAACAATGCAGCAGGTCAGCTGTGCTACGAGTGCGATTCTTGCAAGGCCGGAGTGCTGGAGGACGTGAAGCGGGACTGGCACAAGCTCTCTGTCCTCAATGTCGTCGTGCTTGTTTTCCTCATCGGCATCTACTCCATTGGCTGCTGCGCCCTCCGAAACACCAAGCGGTCGGAATCTGACTACCCCTATGGAGAGAATAGGATGAGCAAAGTCCGGCCTAGATGGGATTTCTACTGGTATGTCACACATCtcatacatgcatacacattGGGACACTGGGGCAGTATATGGTTAGAgattggactgtccattaggttcaTCACATATTTTATGGGATACGAAccaaaaaatcacaccaattaaTGATTCTATACGTCCGTTCACTTGTctataaaatggacggtcaagatagcTTATGTAAAAAGTAGGTCCTACTATCAGCCAATCGTAATTTTTTCTTAAATGcagtattttattattatttttttaaaaaaaaacgaaCAGCTCACATAGGTACTCCAACctatgaccttagtgttgaaatgtACTCTTTTTACCATTGAGTCATGGGTATGAACTAGGGTAACACATGGTTTGGTTGGGCTCAGTTCTAGGGTGAAATTGGAACAGAACTGTTTCCAATGGTTCCAGGAAAACCAGAACCGGAATTGGACTGTTTGCACTCTAAAACTAAATCCAGACTGTAAAAAATGGGTTCGGCTCTGGTTCAATTTTATggttctaggctttttataatctagttcaattgcatggtttttttttataatcctgtataattgcatgattttttttataatccaGTCCAATTGCATGGTTCTTGAGAGACAGAGAAGCCATGAAAGAGGGGGAGAATAAAGAAAGATTAGGCTTTTTTTGCGTTTTATGTtttaaaaaagttaaaatttaaatattcagTGACCAAGGGTCCGGTTCCAAGTTCAGATTGTTTGGTTTTAGATAACTTCAAACCGAGAACTGAACTAAACTAACTGATTCTTTGATTTTCGGAACCGAACCGATGCACtttagaaccagaccaaaccatGTGGTCTGGTCAGTTCCAATCTGATTTATCAGTTCCACCCGTTCCATGTGCAACCTTAGTTGGAACCTAAGACTTTTGCCACCTTACTGGTAGGGGGTGTCAATGGGTCGGGGTCAGgcctgaaaaatcaaaattttgaatgggACCGGCCCAACAGCCtggctgaaatagtttaaatatgGGCTGGGACCTACCCCagacccgttgacagccctacttaTTGGAGTGGAATCTCCTTATTTTCTATACATGCATGGatgaacctttttttttaaaaaaaatgtcttTTCACTAATAAATGCTTTTGGGATTATGCAGGTGGAGATGGTGGCATGACCGAAGGGAACAATTATATTAGTTTCCTCTCTTTCATAATTTGGAAGTTTGTAATATAAAAGACCAAGTCATGATCGGTTTGATGCGATGACTTAAATGTGATGTTAGATTTTGTTCAAAACTGATATGTAGTGTTTTTTTGGAGCTATCTATGATTTGAATTAAATGAAAAGGAGTTAGAGGCTCTAAAAAGGTAAGGGGGGCCAAAAAAGGAAGAGAGCCTAAAATTAAAACACTTGATTACTTATGATTTAACCAAAGACACAGAATCCTTTgatagaaagaaaaaagagaaaaataatgtGTAGTCGATTCTAATTAGTTGAGATAAAGCTTAAAGAATTCAAAAAAAGTTGGTAATACAATTTATTTGAGGTGTTGTAAGAGAAAGCAAAAGCATGGAGTTAAAAGGgccgtttggataccactaaataagttactttttctacttaagcagtagataagtagcttatttgagataagtaagtttgtttatgatcaattataagtgatttttttatttaaagttacttaatcactttagttTAATAAGTATAAATCAAGaaaagctacttaaggcataagtagcttatcttaggtAGCTTACGATTCAACCAACAACTTAATCACTgtagcttaataagtagaaattaatcaagataagttacttgaggcataagtagtttAAGTAACTTACAGTCCAAATGTCTCCAACGGATCTACAtggttttctaattttttataaaATGCAAAGTGATTGAGCCATTTATTTTCTGGCATTTATTTAAGCGTTGGGGTCAACTTCACTTGTAAAGAAAATAGGTAAAGTAAGttgtaatcattatattttcaCATTATAAATTTGTTACTTTTACTGGAAGCTTTTGGTGAAATAAATAATGCAGTAAAATCATTGTTATGGTCAAATAAAAGTGATGTCACCTCATAATTACAAGAGTAATTAAATAATCATTATACATTTACAATCATTTACCATTGTAAATGAAAAACTAAATAGGCCATAAATGAATAGTGCCTTTTGCTTTGAAATGACATGTGCCAACTTGCATTGAATTGGAGCCTCAGAGAAGTTTTCTTCCTCCTCTCCTTCCTCCTCTTTCGTTTGCATCTTCTTTCATAAGTCAAGTAGGAATTAGAAGTTAGAACATGGTAGAATGCATGCATGTGATTTTTACCCCATGAAAAGAATGTCGGAAGATTGTAATCATATCACCATGTGTTGAGAAAAAGGTGCCCATTTGCCTTCTGATAGGGAATTAATGGGTCCTACTAATAATCAAAGCAACAGTTTATTGTTGCTTTGTTGGTATGCATGATTCCTTAACATTTGGACAGATCATGGTCCatcaatccaaactatccaatTGATATGTCACAGAGTTGATGAAGTATGCCCCAAAATCCCCCAACAAGGAATCTTTAAACCTTGGTTACTGTCCTATAAATAGATGGTTTTTTAAAAGACAtattaacagtccatattcaacTAAAAATAGTTCAATAATCAAATATGTAAACATTTTTAATATGGATACCTTgtcatatcaacaatttaaatTACCAAACCATGGTCTCAAATGTATAGAATCTTACTAATTTCAAGAAAAATGTATGCTTGTGGATGAGCAAGACCACAATAATTCCGACTATATCAAATTGAACCAGATCGAATCTAACAAAATCTATTGACCCAAGAACAAAGAGGTGtcacttttttttacacacatccacatcacatgggcactcgatcccatGAACACAGTGTCAAAATATTCTATCTACCACCACCGAGCCATGGAGTTGGACCCGAGTGGTGTCATTTCATTTCAAGGGATAATTCTTCAAAATTTATTATTGGAATCGGCCTCCATCATGGACCTCAATTCAAAACATAGTTTATTTCTTTTGTGGCTAAAGAAGGACCGTTGGATCGGAGAATCGAGGATGAATTTACATGACCCAAAGAGTAGCCATGATCGCGTAACCAAAACATGTCATATTAAGGCTATGGAAAATAGATGGCGGAGTAAAAGTGGTCTCTTCGTCTATTTTGTGCATCGTTATGTGAAAGGTTTTGATAATTCATGGTTGACTCATCATGATCATATGTGGACCCGCTTGAGCCACATAAATAAAAACGTACAAATATAAAATACTAATAATTTGTATCTGATTGTTTTTAACAACTACCTTGAAATTAAATGAGCATTATCAATCTTGATCGAAATTAATTCCATTTTACCATAAACATTCAAATCTAGATCCAATTTATAGTTTCAGCATTCTTGGATGCATTAACGGCCGAGTTGCAGATCACAATTAGTAGCTTGTGAATTTTTTTATATTCTAAAACTAGTTAGAATTTGAAAAACAATCCTCAAATGATTtataatgttttaaaaaaaatagaagagcTTCATAACAAAATACTTAACATGGACTTTCTTGAGATTATTTAAGAATATGTATGCTTTGTTGCAATATTTTAGTGTGAAAACAACATATTTCAAACAAGAAGACTTCAGCGTGCCTTTTGCACCACATAAAAGAGGAAGCGAGAGCTACACAATAGTTTAGATGATatcaatataaattttgaataatAAGATTATGCCTACTAAAATGttgatccataaaaaatattcaaccattCAAATTCAAT is a genomic window of Magnolia sinica isolate HGM2019 chromosome 15, MsV1, whole genome shotgun sequence containing:
- the LOC131227633 gene encoding tetraspanin-6 → MYRFSNTVIGFLNLLTLLASIPLIGGGLWMAKSSSTCESFLQMPLLVMGFVILVLSLLGFIGACFNVAWALWVYLTAMILIIATLLSFTIFGFVVTNGGGGVPVPTRIYKEYRLSDYSPWLRNRIRDPMNWRRIRGCILNSNTCAKLASWTPLDYLERDMSPIQSGCCKPPTSCDYASGASTMLAQDPDCFKWNNAAGQLCYECDSCKAGVLEDVKRDWHKLSVLNVVVLVFLIGIYSIGCCALRNTKRSESDYPYGENRMSKVRPRWDFYWWRWWHDRREQLY